The Vitis vinifera cultivar Pinot Noir 40024 chromosome 12, ASM3070453v1 genome has a segment encoding these proteins:
- the LOC100247153 gene encoding putative E3 ubiquitin-protein ligase XBAT34 has product MGQSAGSMGGRQSKDELLYQHVATGNIEAIKALCREGASLEWFDSEAKTPLIVACMDSNLIMVAQTLIDLGANVNAYRPGREAGTPLHHAAKRGLDQTVKLLLSKGANALVRNDDGQTSLDVARINGYINVVRTIENHICLFSGWLRELHGPGFLKALAPQLLSRKIWVVIIPSGFNNPSKPLRLELVIYSNFQDAQPCTVIALGNVNIEEPKFHQSDPALIIFDKSNKTRYKLASANEGDKQQLRWLYNACRGIPQVLPTPMLHDARPSVPASQTATEAAELAMAVGASIQSAAVDQPVLLSSTRLGSEASSTNGWGNPVDNTSHGGWSLDGTPTHSASSSSGWADESKRGEFNGLGVPESRLIRNQTQLNKTQNNIPQVVQTSNTNPVLASPAPSAPPIPEALTEGPVYYPPIDLSPVDLSVPAAEYDAAGTSKTKDKGDSSSCVICWEAPIEGACIPCGHMAGCMTCLNEIKAKKGVCPVCRAKIQQVIKLYAV; this is encoded by the exons ATGGGTCAGAGTGCTGGTTCAATGGGTGGCCGTCAATCCAAAGATGAGTTACTGTACCAACATGTAGCTACCGGAAATATAGAGGCCATCAAAGCTCTTTGCAGAGAAGGTGCTAGCCTTGAG TGGTTTGACAGTGAAGCAAAAACCCCTCTTATCGTGGCCTGCATGGATTCAAACCTAATTATGGTTGCCCAAACTCTGATTGACCTGGGTGCAAATGTCAATGCTTATCGGCCTG GGCGTGAAGCAGGTACTCCCTTACATCATGCAGCTAAAAGAGGCCTGGACCAGACTGTTAAGTTACTTCTCTCTAAAGGAG CAAATGCTTTAGTGAGGAATGATGATGGTCAAACGTCACTTGATGTTGCTAGAATAAATGGCTACATCAATGTTGTCCGGACAATTGAG AATCATATTTGCCTTTTCTCTGGTTGGTTGCGGGAGTTGCATGGTCCGGGCTTTCTCAAAGCATTAGCTCCTCAGTTGTTGTCAAGAAAAAT TTGGGTTGTTATTATACCTTCTGGTTTCAATAATCCTTCAAAACCTCTCAGACTGGAGCTTGTCATATATTCTAATTTTCAG GATGCCCAGCCTTGTACGGTTATTGCTCTTGGGAATGTCAACATTGAGGAACCAAAATTCCACCAATCAGATCCAGCGCTGATAATTTTTGACAAGTCCAACA AGACTCGATACAAGCTAGCATCTGCCAATGAGGGTGACAAGCAGCAACTTCGGTGGTTATACAATGCTTGCAGAGGAATTCCTCAG GTTTTGCCTACTCCAATGCTTCATGATGCCCGACCTTCAGTTCCAGCAAGTCAAACGGCTACAGAAGCTGCAGAACTGGCAATGGCCGTGGGTGCCTCCATTCAGTCTGCTGCAGTGGATCAACCAGTGCTCCTTTCAAGTACCCGCCTGGGTTCAGAAGCAAGTAGCACAAATGGTTGGGGAAACCCAGTGGATAATACTAGTCATGGTGGATGGAGCCTTGATGGTACACCTACACATTCGGCTTCAAGTAGCAGTGGATGGGCAGATGAATCAAAAAGGGGAGAATTCAATGGGTTGGGTGTGCCTGAATCTAGGCTAATTCGCAATCAAACTCAACTTAACAAAACCCAGAATAACATTCCCCAAGTTGTCCAAACAAGCAACACAAATCCTGTATTGGCTTCTCCAGCTCCATCTGCTCCACCTATTCCTGAGGCTTTAACTGAAGGCCCAGTGTACTATCCACCAATTGATTTGAGCCCAGTGGACTTGTCTGTTCCAGCTGCAGAATATGATGCTGCAGGGACGAGTAAAACAAAGGATAAAGGTGATTCTTCCTCATGCGTGATCTGTTGGGAAGCCCCAATCGAAGGTGCATGCATTCCCTGTGGTCATATGGCTGGGTGCATGACTTGTTTGAATGAGATCAAAGCCAAGAAAGGGGTTTGCCCTGTTTGCCGAGCAAAGATACAGCAGGTTATAAAGCTTTATGCTGTTTGA
- the LOC100264321 gene encoding uncharacterized protein LOC100264321 — MASGSSGRAGSGSKGFDFASDDILCSYDEFSNQESSNGTHSDPASGKDFHKARMSRSSLFPASNVYGQQEESSLNQEMISTVEKTVKKYADNLMRFLEGISSRLSQLELYCYNLDKSIGEMRSDLVRDHGEADSKLKSLDKHIQEVHRSVQILRDKQELADAQKELAKLQLVQKESSTSSHSQNEERAATPASDPKKPDKMSDVHNQQLALALPHQVAPQPALSTRPVEQQQPVAAPTQSPPQNITQSPSYYLPSTQLPNATAQTQHPQSQYLPSDPQYRTQQLQDIPRVAPQPAQSQVNQAPQVPSFPQYQQQWPQQMTQQMPQQMPQQVQMPQQPSMQPQNRPPTTTVYPPYSAPAQPTNASPPEMLPSSMPMQMSFSGISQPGASRADTLPYGYGAAGRPVPQQPPPQHIKGTFGTQPGDAYAASGPHPALHPGNAYMMYDNEARAHHPPQPPHFPQGVYPPVSVSSQNPQPTVGSNLMVRNSGQPPPRNHPYNEWIEKLMNMGYRGDHVVNVIQRMEESGQPIDFNSLLDRLNANPSGGSQRGWSG; from the exons ATGGCGTCTGGATCATCTGGTCGAGCGGGGTCCGGTTCGAAGGGGTTTGATTTCGCGTCCGATGATATTCTGTGTTCGTACGACGAGTTTTCCAATCAGGAGAGCTCTAATGGGACTCACTCCGATCCCGCTTCTGGAAAG GATTTTCATAAAGCCAGAATGTCGAGATCATCACTTTTTCCTGCTAGTAATGTCTATGGTCAGCAAGAAGAATCATCACTCAACCAGGAGATGATTTCTACTGTTGAAAAAACTGTGAAAAAATATGCTGATAATCTCATGCGTTTTCTCGAAGGAATTAGCTCACGCCTATCACAGTTGGAATTGTATTGCTACAATCTTGACAAGTCAATTGGAGAAATGCGATCTGATTTAGTTCGTGATCATGGGGAGGCAGACTCGAAGCTCAAATCTCTTGATAAGCATATTCAGGAA GTCCACAGGTCAGTGCAGATCCTGAGAGACAAACAAGAACTTGCTGATGCTCAGAAAGAACTAGCCAAGCTTCAACTTGTGCAGAAAGAATCCTCTACGTCAAGTCATTCCCAAAATGAGGAGAGAGCTGCAACACCTGCATCTGATCCCAAAAAGCCTGACAAAATGTCAGATGTGCATAACCAGCAATTGGCTCTTGCCTTACCTCATCAAGTAGCCCCACAGCCTGCACTCTCCACCAGACCTGTGGAGCAGCAACAGCCTGTGGCAGCACCCACACAAAGCCCACCACAGAATATTACCCAATCGCCATCTTATTACTTGCCTTCAACCCAGTTACCAAATGCAACTGCCCAAACCCAACACCCTCAGAGTCAATATCTGCCATCTGATCCTCAATACCGGACACAGCAACTGCAGGACATCCCTAGGGTGGCACCACAGCCAGCACAATCTCAGGTGAATCAAGCACCCCAAGTCCCCTCTTTTCCTCAGTACCAGCAGCAATGGCCTCAGCAGATGACTCAGCAAATGCCACAGCAGATGCCTCAGCAGGTACAGATGCCGCAACAACCATCTATGCAACCTCAGAACCGACCCCCAACGACAACAGTGTACCCTCCCTACTCTGCACCAGCCCAACCAACAAATGCCTCTCCTCCAGAGATGCTCCCAAGCAGCATGCCAATGCAAATGTCTTTTTCTGGAATTTCTCAACCAGGAGCCAGCCGTGCTGATACCTTGCCCTATGGGTACGGTGCAGCTGGTAGACCAGTTCCACAGCAGCCTCCACCCCAGCATATCAAGGGAACTTTTGGCACACAGCCTGGTGATGCATATGCAGCTTCTGGGCCTCACCCTGCACTCCACCCTGGAAATGCATATATGATGTATGACAATGAAGCAAGGGCACATCATCCACCACAACCACCTCACTTCCCACAAGGTGTTTACCCTCCAGTAAGTGTCTCTTCTCAGAATCCACAGCCAACTGTAGGTAGTAATCTTATGGTTCGGAATTCAGGCCAGCCGCCACCTCGCAACCATCCCTATAATGAGTGGATTGAGAAACTGATGAACATGGGTTATAGGGGTGATCATGTTGTAAATGTGATCCAAAGGATGGAGGAGAGTGGACAGCCCATAGATTTCAACTCTCTGCTTGACAGGTTGAATGCAAATCCTTCTGGGGGCTCTCAGAGAGGCTGGTCAGGGTAA
- the LOC100242039 gene encoding cASP-like protein 1C2, producing the protein MMAKNTDRICFLVLRLLAFGATLSAAIVMATSHERTTYLSLSIEAKYSHTPAFKYFVIANAIGSAYSLLLLFLPSHGSLWPLVIASDVVITMFLTSSISAALSIAYVGKKGNSYAGWLPICDQVPNYCNHVTGALAAGFIGVVLYMVLLQYSIYTKCCKSSS; encoded by the exons ATGATGGCAAAGAATACGGACAGGATCTGCTTCCTTGTTCTAAGGCTTCTGGCTTTTGGAGCCACCCTTTCGGCTGCCATTGTCATGGCTACTAGTCATGAGAGGACTACCTACCTCTCCTTGTCGATTGAAGCGAAGTACAGCCATACCCCTGCCTTCAA GTATTTCGTGATTGCCAATGCCATAGGAAGCGCCTACAGCCTTCTCCTCCTGTTTCTTCCTTCCCACGGTTCGCTATGGCCATTAGTCATCGCCTCCGATGTG GTGATCACCATGTTTCTCACTTCAAGCATATCAGCAGCATTGTCAATTGCCTATGTGGGAAAGAAAGGGAATTCATATGCAGGATGGCTACCCATCTGTGACCAAGTACCCAACTACTGCAACCATGTAACTGGAGCTCTAGCAGCTGGCTTCATTGGGGTCGTACTTTATATGGTGCTTCTACAGTACTCCATCTATACAAAATGTTGTAAATCCTCTTCTTAG